Proteins encoded by one window of Lathyrus oleraceus cultivar Zhongwan6 chromosome 1, CAAS_Psat_ZW6_1.0, whole genome shotgun sequence:
- the LOC127108710 gene encoding MDIS1-interacting receptor like kinase 2 — MTQDQCFRFKKHHDRNLRFTKSYRKVTREALLRRDFRNIIHFCRTKPEPCRYEIGNLSKIIVLNFSTNLLLEGSIPKEMWTLRSLKGLDFSACQLSGEIPNSITNLTNLSYLDFMDNKFSNGYIPREIGKLNHLEYLSFAGCNRIGSIPREIGMLTKLGVMDLSHNTLSGTIPETIGNLTNLNKLYLSNNTLLSGTIPVSMWNMSYLSELYFSTNKFSGSIPSSVQNLVNLKELSFHSNNFFGPIPSSIGNLTKLTRLYLFTNIFSGPIPASIGNMIDMLFLSLVENDLSGTIPATIGNLTGLMALELANNKLHGSIPQSLYNFTDLGSFTLDENDFIGHLPPQVCSGGFLRYFAAFRNHFTGPVPTSLKNCSSIERIRLEGNQIEGDIAQDFGVYPNLKYIDLSDNKFYGHIAPNWGKCPNLNTFIISNNNISGGIPLTLLEANKLGKLHLSSNHLTGKLPKELGYLKSLLEVKISNNHLSGNIPSEIGLLENLVDFNVGGNMLSGTIPKEVVKLPLLQNLNLSTNKIEGRIPSEFGLSQPLESLDLSGNLLSGTIPTVLGELKQLQKLNLSCNNLSGNIPSSFENSMSSLTYVNISNNHLEGRIPNNQAFLKAPIESLKNNKGLCGNHTGLELCPTSQSQKKHKIILLILFIILGALVLVFCGVGISMYILYRRARKTKTKGKDSNGAQPDEVFSIWSHDGKMMFENIIEATNNFDDDFLIGVGGEGSVYKAKLSADMVFAVKKLHSRTLGRRYLNWAG, encoded by the exons ATGACTCAAGATCAATGCTTTCGATTCAAGAAACACCATGATCGCAACCTTCGATTCACAAAATCATATCGTAAAGTCACTCGTGAAGCATTGCTCCGTCGTGATTTCCGCAATATCATCCATTTCTG CCGTACCAAACCAGAACCCTGCCGGTACGAAATTGGTAACTTGTCCAAAATAATTGTTTTGAACTTTTCTACAAATCTACTACTAGAAGGTTCCATCCCCAAAGAAATGTGGACATTGAGGAGTTTAAAAGGCCTTGATTTTTCTGCATGTCAGCTAAGTGGAGAAATTCCGAATTCCATAACAAACTTGACTAACCTATCCTATCTAGATTTCATGGACAACAAATTTTCTAACGGCTATATTCCTCGTGAGATTGGAAAATTGAACCACTTGGAGTATCTATCTTTTGCAGGTTGTAACCGTATTGGTTCCATTCCCCGAGAAATTGGAATGTTGACAAAACTCGGTGTTATGGATTTGTCGCATAACACTCTATCTGGTACCATTCCAGAAACAATTGGTAACTTGACCAATTTAAATAAACTTTACCTTTCTAATAACACATTGTTGTCGGGAACAATCCCAGTCTCCATGTGGAATATGTCTTACTTGTCCGAGCTCTATTTTAGTACCAATAAATTTTCTGGATCAATCCCTTCTTCTGTACAAAACTTGGTCAATTTGAAGGAACTTTCATTTCATTCCAACAACttttttggacctattccttcCTCAATCGGAAACCTGACAAAGCTAACGAGATTATACTTGTTCACTAATATTTTTTCTGGACCGATCCCCGCTTCTATTGGAAATATGATCGATATGTTGTTCCTCAGTTTGGTAGAAAACGATCTTTCTGGAACTATTCCTGCTACAATTGGAAATTTGACAGGGTTAATGGCCTTGGAATTGGCCAACAATAAATTGCATGGTAGCATTCCACAAAGCCTATATAACTTTACCGACTTGGGTTCCTTTACATTGGACGAGAATGATTTCATTGGCCATTTGCCACCTCAAGTTTGTTCTGGTGGATTTCTACGATACTTCGCTGCTTTTCGCAACCATTTCACTGGTCCAGTACCAACAAGCTTGAAAAACTGCTCTAGTATTGAAAGAATTAGGCTTGAGGGTAATCAAATAGAAGGTGATATAGCGCAAGATTTTGGCGTATATCCAAATTTGAAATACATTGATCTGAGTGACAATAAATTTTATGGTCACATTGCACCAAACTGGGGAAAGTGTCCTAATCTTAATACCTTCATAATATCCAACAATAATATCTCTGGTGGCATACCGTTAACACTTCTTGAGGCAAACAAACTAGGAAAACTCCACCTTTCTTCAAATCACTTAACAGGAAAGCTTCCAAAGGAACTTGGATACCTGAAATCATTACTTGAAGTTAAGATCAGCAACAATCATCTTTCAGGAAATATTCCAAGTGAAATTGGATTGCTAGAGAATCTCGTAGATTTCAATGTAGGAGGAAACATGTTGAGTGGCACAATACCAAAAGAAGTTGTGAAGTTACCCTTGTTACAGAACTTGAATTTGAGCACGAACAAAATTGAAGGGAGAATTCCCTCGGAGTTTGGCCTGTCACAGCCTCTTGAATCTCTTGATCTTAGCGGGAATTTGTTGAGTGGAACAATACCAACAGTTCTAGGAGAGTTGAAGCAACTGCAAAAGCTGAATCTGTCATGCAATAATCTTTCCGGCAACATTCCATCCAGTTTTGAAAATTCCATGTCAAGCTTGACTTATGTCAACATATCAAACAACCACTTAGAAGGGAGGATACCAAATAATCAAGCCTTTCTCAAGGCTCCAATTGAGTCATTAAAAAATAACAAAGGCTTGTGTGGTAATCACACTGGCTTAGAGCTTTGCCCAACCAGCCAGAGTCAAAAGAAACACAAGATCATCCTACTAATATTGTTTATTATCTTAGGTGCTCTGGTTCTGGTATTTTGTGGGGTGGGAATTTCGATGTATATTCTTTATCGGAGAGCAAGAAAGACAAAAACCAAAGGTAAAGATTCTAATGGCGCACAACCAGATGAAGTCTTTTCCATATGGAGTCATGATGGAAAAATGATGTTTGAAAATATCATTGAAGCTACGAATAATTTCGATGACGATTTTCTCATTGGAGTGGGAGGAGAAGGATCTGTCTACAAGGCGAAGTTGTCTGCGGATATGGTTTTTGCAGTAAAGAAACTTCACTCGCGAACCCTAGGTAGGAGGTATCTCAATTGGGCGGGTTAG
- the LOC127138605 gene encoding probable protein phosphatase 2C 40, giving the protein MLSPEGELKISFGYQCNDDRGIPCKVAKGCKILPEMRRTSSFSCLSGAALSANATLANTNICNGVIGEEILPNLDSPNSFRRVPSSPCLGMLDMLSTSFQSSLSNLSCSPSSPSHMLEYEPCSLRLMSPSSRNESFLGATEVQVAGGAAGEDRVQAVCSEENGWLFCAIYDGFNGRDAADYLACTLYDSIVSYLNTIDWNSEPNSINASDNVGLDGSRVLDHEHQSSSDKSFSNVVLDSLKHVLNQVENDFLYMVEQEMEERLDLVSIGSCVLLVLLHGNDLCTLNLGDSRAVLATCSTGNEMNGSERLRAIQLTDSHTVDNDSERTRLLAEHPDDPKTIVAGRVKGKLKVTRAFGVGYLKKKILNDALMGILRVQDLRSPPYISTDPSLNVHKISPSDQFVIVASDGLFDFFSNEEAVNLVESYILRNPHGDPAKYLIEELVTKAADSAGFSTEELMNVPAGSRRKYHDDVTVMVIILGMNKRTSKASICI; this is encoded by the exons ATGCTTAGTCCTGAAGGTGAACTGAAAATAAGTTTCGGCTATCAATGCAATGACGACAGAGGTATCCCTTGCAAGGTTGCCAAAGGCTGCAAAATCCTTCCTGAAATGCGAAGAACAAGCAGTTTCTCTTGCTTGTCTGGTGCTGCTTTGAGTGCAAATGCTACACTTGCCAACACAAACATCTGCAACGGTGTGATAGGAGAAGAAATCCTTCCGAATTTGGACTCTCCTAATTCATTTCGGCGGGTACCCTCTTCGCCATGTCTTGGAATGTTGGACATGCTATCAACTTCTTTCCAAAGTAGTTTGTCGAACCTAAGTTGCAGCCCATCCAGTCCAAGTCATATGCTTGAATACGAGCCTTGTTCGTTAAGACTCATGAGTCCTTCCTCTAGAAATGAAAGTTTTCTCGGTGCTACAGAAGTACAAGTAGCAGGAGGAGCTGCTGGTGAAGATAGAGTTCAAGCAGTTTGTTCTGAAGAAAATGGTTGGCTATTTTGTGCAATTTATGACGGGTTTAATGGGAGAGATGCGGCGGACTATCTAGCTTGTACTCTTTATGACTCTATTGTATCTTATCTAAATACAATAGATTGGAATTCAGAACCGAATTCCATCAATGCTTCTGACAATGTCGGTTTGGATGGTAGTCGTGTTCTTGATCACGAGCATCAATCTTCATCAGATAAATCATTTTCGAATGTGGTACTTGATAGCCTCAAACATGTTCTTAATCAGGTTGAGAATGACTTCCTGTACATGGTTGAGCAGGAAATGGAGGAGCGTCTGGATTTAGTTTCGATTGGATCTTGCGTTTTGCTCGTGCTTCTTCATGGAAATGATTTGTGTACGCTCAATCTTGGTGATAGCAGAGCAGTGCTTGCAACGTGCAGTACAGGTAACGAAATGAACGGGAGTGAGAGGTTGAGAGCTATTCAGCTTACTGATAGTCATACTGTTGACAATGACAGTGAAAGAACTCGACTTCTTGCCGAGCATCCTGATGATCCTAAGACCATTGTAGCAGGGAGAGTGAAAGGAAAATTGAAGGTTACGCGTGCTTTTGGAGTTGGGTACTTGAAAAAG AAAATTCTGAATGATGCACTAATGGGAATCCTCCGAGTTCAAGATCTTAGAAGCCCACCATACATTTCAACAGATCCATCATTGAACGTGCATAAAATCTCTCCATCCGATCAATTTGTTATAGTTGCAAGTGATGGTTTATTCGACTTCTTCAGCAACGAGGAAGCGGTGAATCTTGTGGAGTCTTACATCTTGCGCAATCCTCACGGTGATCCAGCCAAATATCTCATTGAAGAACTAGTAACAAAAGCAGCTGATTCTGCAG GTTTCAGCACGGAGGAGTTGATGAATGTTCCAGCTGGAAGTAGGCGGAAATATCACGATGACGTTACTGTAATGGTGATCATCCTTGGGATGAATAAACGAACTTCAAAGGCGTCAATTTGCATCTGA